A stretch of Flavobacterium sp. N1994 DNA encodes these proteins:
- a CDS encoding class I SAM-dependent methyltransferase: MNKSLLSADIQEFINSNIEVDVTKLALQKNKFSNEDWASILNQIVGKQKSKSKLPTWFNAKNIIYPVKISIEQTSSEKTAEYKSQLVSGETLIDLTGGFGVDDYYFSKKIDRVTHCEINIELSEIVEHNFEQLNIKNIQCLAGDSSEILKSLNQKFDWIYIDPSRRNDAKGKVFMLKDCLPNVPDLLTFYFEYASTIMVKTAPILDITAGLSELQNVKAIHVVALENEVKELLWILEKNYNQSVSITTVNLLKNNTESFSFVLKTKNDSVVYSLPEKYLYEPNAAIMKAAGFNEIALQFEVKKLHQHSHIYTSDNRIDFPGRIFKIDSILEYNKQNMKSFLKDKKANVTTRNFPESVESIRTKWKIKEGGDVYCFFTTNMNNDKIVLLCSKLK; this comes from the coding sequence GTGAATAAATCACTATTGTCTGCCGATATTCAAGAGTTCATCAATTCAAACATAGAAGTTGATGTTACCAAATTGGCTTTGCAAAAAAACAAATTTTCTAATGAGGATTGGGCTTCTATTTTGAATCAGATTGTTGGAAAACAAAAATCAAAAAGCAAACTACCCACTTGGTTCAATGCCAAAAACATTATTTATCCTGTAAAAATATCGATTGAACAAACTTCCTCCGAAAAAACAGCCGAATATAAATCACAGCTAGTTTCTGGTGAAACATTGATTGATTTAACAGGAGGGTTTGGTGTAGATGATTATTACTTTTCAAAAAAAATAGACCGAGTTACTCATTGTGAAATCAACATAGAACTATCTGAAATAGTAGAGCATAATTTTGAGCAATTGAACATAAAAAACATTCAATGTTTGGCTGGAGACAGTTCAGAAATTTTGAAAAGCTTAAATCAAAAATTTGATTGGATTTATATTGATCCTTCTAGAAGAAATGATGCTAAAGGCAAGGTTTTTATGCTTAAAGATTGCTTGCCGAATGTTCCTGATTTGCTTACTTTTTACTTTGAATACGCTTCTACTATTATGGTAAAAACAGCACCCATTCTCGACATTACTGCAGGCTTATCTGAATTACAAAACGTAAAAGCAATTCATGTTGTTGCTTTAGAAAATGAAGTAAAAGAACTGCTGTGGATTTTAGAAAAAAACTATAATCAATCGGTTTCCATAACAACTGTTAATCTCCTAAAAAACAATACCGAAAGCTTTTCTTTTGTTTTAAAAACAAAGAATGATAGTGTTGTCTATTCTTTGCCAGAAAAATATCTTTATGAACCTAATGCTGCCATTATGAAAGCGGCTGGATTTAATGAAATAGCATTACAATTTGAAGTCAAAAAACTGCATCAACATTCTCATATATATACTTCCGACAATAGGATAGATTTTCCTGGTAGGATTTTTAAAATTGATTCTATTTTGGAATACAACAAGCAAAACATGAAATCATTTTTGAAGGATAAAAAAGCAAATGTCACTACGCGTAATTTTCCAGAATCTGTAGAAAGCATACGCACAAAGTGGAAAATTAAAGAAGGTGGTGATGTCTATTGTTTTTTTACAACCAATATGAATAATGATAAAATAGTTTTACTTTGCAGCAAATTAAAATAA
- a CDS encoding 16S rRNA (uracil(1498)-N(3))-methyltransferase: protein MQLFYNPNITESDTSFVFDKEESKHIIKVLRKKEGDVLHVTNGLGFLFTTEITIASDNKCTVKINATEKQETPKFHLHLAVAPTKMNERYEWFLEKATEIGIQEITPIICEHSERKVIKTDRFQKILESAMKQSLHYYLPKLNEPILFKDFIKTKKSGQLFMAHCEETDKKSLKNELKNNEDVTILIGPEGDFSVKEIQLALENNFIPVSLGATRLRTETAAIVACHSVVFTNE, encoded by the coding sequence ATGCAATTATTCTACAATCCAAACATAACTGAAAGCGACACTTCGTTTGTTTTTGACAAAGAAGAAAGCAAACACATTATTAAAGTCTTGCGCAAAAAAGAAGGCGATGTTTTGCATGTTACCAATGGTTTAGGTTTTTTGTTTACAACCGAAATTACAATTGCTTCAGATAATAAATGCACCGTTAAGATTAATGCCACTGAAAAGCAAGAAACTCCTAAATTTCATTTGCATCTTGCCGTTGCTCCAACCAAAATGAACGAACGCTACGAATGGTTTTTAGAAAAAGCGACGGAAATTGGTATACAAGAAATCACCCCTATTATCTGTGAGCATTCCGAACGAAAAGTCATTAAAACCGATCGATTTCAGAAGATTTTGGAAAGTGCCATGAAGCAATCTTTACATTATTATTTGCCCAAATTAAACGAACCTATTCTTTTCAAAGATTTCATCAAAACCAAGAAATCGGGACAATTATTTATGGCACATTGTGAAGAAACCGATAAAAAATCGCTGAAAAATGAATTAAAAAACAATGAAGATGTTACCATTTTAATTGGTCCTGAAGGCGATTTTTCTGTTAAAGAAATCCAACTAGCCCTTGAAAATAATTTTATTCCTGTATCTTTGGGAGCCACCCGTTTACGAACTGAAACAGCGGCAATTGTGGCCTGTCATAGCGTAGTTTTTACAAATGAATAA
- a CDS encoding translocation/assembly module TamB domain-containing protein, translating to MEKIKTNSGFKKFRKILFRTIVGLILLLLLVSITLSLPVVQSKIAHYATEKINKSYGTHINIDAVAITFFGGIKLKQVLILDHHQDTLIYSQRIKTTVLDFKKLMDGKLIFGDLRLDNFYLQIKNYKGEKETNLDLFIAAFDDGKPSSGKFLMTSDNIYLTKSRFVMLDENRADPKDVDFTQLDAHLKKFKIKGPNVTANIAAMTFHDHRGVTVDNLLADFTYTKKNIRLENLEVRTPESYLNGMVILNYNKDNHDFSNFNNRVKFDVAIDSSTLSTNDIRHFYSELAPNQKFYLNSKIKGTLNDFYATDMYLQDRKNSIIKGDVNFKNLFPRAPGAFYMKGKFNKIASNYKDLTKLLPNILGKKLPSSLDKLGQFYYAGDAEVTQTYINTNFIMNTALGIVESDLHMSNLNTIDNAKYQGNVILDGFDIGALINEKSLGKVSLNLDVDGKGFTRKYLNTTFVGDIFQLKYNGYNYTKVIVDGSFKEPIFKGKFYVNDPNLFMDFNGVLDLSKRENIYDFHTKIDYANLQKLNFIKDSIAVFKGDIVIKATGNSLDNLKGDFLLTNASYQNRKDLYFIDYLNVNSSFDATGERAVVVNSPDAIEGTVVGKYKLAEVQKIVENSMGSLYRNYRPNKVTPNQYLKFDFSLHSKIIEIFNPNISLAKNTTLKGNISSDTKNFKLDFISPQIVAYNNTFDKLVFQVDNKNPLYSSYVQLDSIKTKYYKIRDFSMINTIVNDSLYFRSEFKGGKEGKDFYNLNFYHTINKENKNVIGFNKSELQFKDFLWNLNEKESKENNKIVFDKKLNNFSFENIILSHENQSMSFVGLLQGKQNKDLELNFTNVDLNKITPDVEKFKFDGNLNGKVNFKQNNTVFQPTSTLKIDSLKVNDIALGDLNLDIRGDESLRTFHLKSTLENKNVESFSAEGNISVFDNKTALDVDLSFDKFNLGVLGKIGGDVITNIRGFASGNARINGDVDNLDYNGRLFVNEAGLNIPYLNTDYKFDDNSVIDVTENKFIIRETNITDTKFDTKGTINGFIKHKQFGDWQLDLSINSKRLLALNTVDQEDAAYYGTAFMNGSATIKGPTGNLMIKVDAESAKGTDIKIPINDAEAVDENKYIHFLTPEEKKNKKGDKSNVVQNRNYSGLELDFNFNITEIANIEVILNRESGHGMKGKGNGTLLFRINTFGKFEMFGDFSVVSGSYNFKYGGLIGKDFTVKKGGSIVWAGDPLAATLNLEAVYKVPGGANPAILIDNPSFNKKVDVEVVIGVRGNLTNPEPDFNINFPNVSSSLKSEIQYKLDDRDARQTQALYLLSSGSFLSQDGVNQNQLSNNLYEKASSLFGDIFSNNNDKISIAPEYVVADKLATGQQTDARFSVNVSSKINDRITVNGKVGVPVGGITQTSIVGNLEVQYRVNEDGTLNLRVFNRENDITYIGQGVGYTQGLGMSYEVDFDTFSELVNKIFKNAKLGKAETNKNSSTEIHDSSLLPDNMTIKEKKAADKEKKKPEPTPNKEAIPTDD from the coding sequence TTGGAAAAAATTAAAACAAATAGCGGTTTTAAAAAATTTCGGAAAATACTTTTTCGAACGATTGTTGGGCTAATCCTACTCTTATTATTAGTCAGCATTACCTTGTCTTTGCCAGTGGTGCAAAGTAAAATTGCTCATTATGCTACTGAAAAAATCAACAAAAGCTATGGCACTCATATCAATATTGATGCGGTTGCCATAACCTTTTTTGGAGGGATAAAGCTAAAGCAAGTCTTAATTCTAGACCATCATCAAGATACTTTAATTTATTCACAAAGAATCAAAACTACGGTTTTAGATTTCAAAAAATTAATGGATGGCAAGTTGATTTTTGGAGACCTAAGGTTAGATAACTTTTATCTTCAAATTAAGAATTACAAAGGAGAAAAAGAAACGAACCTCGATTTGTTCATCGCCGCTTTTGACGACGGAAAGCCAAGTAGCGGAAAGTTTTTAATGACTTCAGATAATATATATCTAACCAAGAGCCGCTTTGTGATGTTAGATGAAAACAGAGCAGATCCAAAAGATGTCGACTTTACGCAACTCGATGCGCATTTAAAGAAATTCAAAATAAAAGGACCAAATGTTACTGCCAACATTGCAGCAATGACTTTTCATGATCATCGTGGGGTTACCGTTGATAATTTGCTTGCGGATTTCACCTATACTAAAAAGAATATTAGATTAGAAAACCTTGAAGTGAGAACCCCAGAGTCTTATTTGAACGGAATGGTAATTCTTAATTACAATAAGGACAACCATGACTTCAGTAATTTCAACAATAGAGTTAAATTTGATGTTGCGATTGACAGTTCTACCTTGTCAACAAACGATATTCGCCACTTCTATAGTGAATTAGCTCCCAACCAAAAGTTCTATCTGAACTCCAAAATCAAAGGAACCTTAAATGATTTCTATGCTACGGATATGTATTTGCAGGATAGAAAGAATTCAATCATCAAAGGAGACGTTAACTTCAAAAATCTTTTTCCAAGAGCTCCTGGTGCTTTTTACATGAAGGGTAAGTTTAATAAAATAGCTTCCAATTATAAAGATTTGACAAAACTATTGCCTAATATTCTCGGGAAGAAATTGCCTTCTTCTTTAGACAAATTGGGACAGTTTTATTATGCTGGAGATGCCGAAGTAACCCAAACTTACATCAATACCAATTTCATTATGAATACGGCACTTGGTATTGTTGAGTCTGATTTGCACATGTCTAATCTCAATACTATTGACAATGCGAAATACCAAGGAAATGTCATCTTAGACGGATTTGATATTGGTGCTTTGATAAACGAAAAAAGTCTAGGAAAAGTGTCTCTTAATTTGGATGTCGACGGAAAAGGATTTACCCGAAAATATTTAAACACCACTTTTGTTGGCGATATTTTTCAATTGAAATATAACGGTTATAATTATACCAAGGTTATCGTTGACGGAAGCTTTAAAGAACCCATATTTAAAGGTAAATTCTATGTAAACGACCCTAATTTATTCATGGATTTCAACGGAGTGTTAGATTTGTCCAAAAGAGAAAACATTTATGATTTCCATACCAAAATAGATTATGCTAATCTGCAAAAACTGAACTTTATAAAAGATTCAATTGCTGTTTTTAAAGGGGATATTGTGATTAAAGCCACAGGGAATTCGTTGGATAATTTGAAAGGGGATTTCTTATTAACCAATGCTTCTTACCAAAACAGAAAAGATCTTTATTTTATCGATTACCTGAATGTCAATTCTAGTTTTGATGCTACTGGAGAACGAGCGGTGGTTGTCAATTCTCCCGATGCCATCGAAGGTACCGTTGTTGGAAAATATAAGCTGGCCGAAGTACAAAAAATAGTAGAGAATTCAATGGGAAGTTTGTACCGAAATTACAGACCCAATAAAGTCACTCCCAACCAATACCTGAAGTTTGATTTTTCATTGCATAGTAAAATCATTGAGATTTTTAATCCTAATATTTCTTTGGCTAAAAACACCACATTAAAAGGAAATATCAGCTCAGACACCAAAAACTTTAAGCTCGATTTTATATCACCACAAATTGTAGCGTACAACAATACGTTTGATAAGTTAGTCTTTCAAGTAGATAATAAAAATCCGTTATACAGTTCTTATGTGCAGCTTGATTCCATCAAGACCAAGTACTATAAAATAAGAGATTTTAGTATGATTAACACGATAGTTAACGATAGCTTGTACTTTAGATCGGAGTTTAAAGGGGGTAAAGAAGGCAAGGATTTTTACAACTTGAATTTCTACCATACCATTAATAAGGAGAATAAAAACGTAATCGGATTTAATAAATCAGAGCTTCAGTTCAAAGACTTTTTATGGAATTTAAATGAAAAAGAAAGCAAGGAGAATAATAAAATTGTTTTTGATAAAAAGCTGAATAACTTTTCTTTTGAAAACATAATACTGTCCCATGAAAATCAAAGTATGAGTTTTGTAGGATTGCTGCAAGGCAAGCAGAATAAGGACTTAGAGCTCAACTTTACTAATGTCGATTTAAACAAAATTACCCCCGATGTAGAGAAGTTTAAGTTTGATGGAAATCTGAATGGTAAAGTTAATTTCAAGCAAAACAATACGGTTTTCCAACCTACTTCGACACTTAAGATAGATAGTTTGAAAGTGAACGACATCGCTTTAGGAGATTTAAATTTGGACATCAGAGGAGACGAATCGCTCCGAACGTTTCATTTAAAATCAACTTTAGAAAACAAAAATGTTGAATCTTTTAGTGCTGAAGGAAATATTTCGGTCTTTGATAATAAAACAGCTTTGGATGTTGACCTCAGTTTTGACAAATTTAATCTAGGCGTTTTAGGCAAAATTGGAGGCGATGTGATTACTAACATAAGAGGATTTGCTTCAGGAAATGCTAGGATTAATGGGGATGTTGATAATTTAGATTATAATGGAAGATTGTTTGTTAATGAGGCTGGGCTAAACATTCCGTATCTTAATACCGATTATAAATTTGATGATAATTCAGTGATAGATGTCACGGAAAATAAATTCATCATCCGTGAAACGAACATTACGGATACTAAATTTGATACCAAAGGAACCATCAACGGATTTATAAAACACAAACAATTTGGGGATTGGCAATTGGATTTGAGTATTAATTCTAAACGATTGTTAGCTCTAAATACGGTTGATCAAGAAGATGCCGCTTATTATGGTACGGCCTTTATGAATGGTTCGGCGACTATAAAAGGACCTACTGGTAACTTGATGATCAAAGTAGATGCAGAGTCGGCGAAAGGAACCGATATTAAAATCCCTATAAATGATGCTGAAGCCGTAGACGAAAACAAATACATTCACTTTTTAACTCCAGAAGAGAAAAAGAATAAGAAAGGGGACAAGAGTAATGTGGTTCAAAATAGAAATTATAGCGGACTTGAATTAGACTTTAATTTTAATATTACTGAAATCGCCAATATCGAAGTCATTCTGAATAGAGAAAGTGGTCATGGTATGAAAGGAAAAGGCAATGGTACTCTTTTATTCCGAATTAATACGTTTGGTAAATTTGAAATGTTTGGTGATTTTTCCGTGGTCTCGGGTTCCTATAACTTTAAATACGGAGGATTAATAGGAAAAGATTTTACTGTAAAAAAAGGAGGTTCTATTGTGTGGGCAGGAGATCCATTGGCAGCCACTTTAAATTTGGAAGCCGTATATAAAGTTCCAGGTGGAGCTAATCCAGCAATTCTGATTGATAATCCATCTTTTAATAAGAAAGTAGATGTGGAAGTGGTGATTGGAGTTAGAGGGAATTTAACCAATCCGGAACCTGATTTTAATATCAATTTCCCTAATGTGAGCAGTTCTTTAAAATCAGAAATACAATATAAATTAGATGATAGAGATGCTCGTCAAACACAAGCTTTGTATTTGCTTTCTTCAGGGAGTTTTCTGAGTCAAGATGGGGTTAATCAAAACCAGTTGTCTAATAATCTTTATGAAAAAGCGAGTAGCCTATTTGGAGATATTTTCTCCAATAACAATGATAAAATTTCTATTGCACCAGAATATGTCGTGGCCGATAAATTGGCTACAGGGCAACAAACAGATGCTCGTTTTAGTGTAAATGTTTCTTCTAAAATTAATGACCGAATTACCGTTAACGGAAAAGTAGGGGTGCCAGTGGGTGGTATTACCCAAACCTCTATAGTTGGAAATCTTGAAGTGCAATACCGCGTAAATGAAGATGGTACCTTGAACCTAAGAGTCTTTAATCGGGAAAATGACATTACCTATATTGGTCAAGGCGTTGGTTATACGCAAGGGTTAGGAATGTCTTATGAAGTTGATTTTGATACCTTTAGTGAATTGGTCAATAAGATATTTAAAAACGCCAAATTAGGTAAAGCAGAGACCAACAAAAATTCAAGTACTGAAATCCATGACTCTAGTTTGCTTCCTGATAATATGACCATCAAGGAAAAAAAAGCGGCGGATAAAGAGAAGAAAAAACCAGAACCTACTCCAAATAAAGAAGCAATTCCGACAGACGATTAA
- a CDS encoding DUF4159 domain-containing protein has product MKKIILLLLLLISSWSYSQEIALLKYNGGGDWYANPTSLSNLVKYANQTLNTNLKSKPATVEPGSPDLFSYPYVHMTGHGNVVFSDTEVINLRNYMLSGGFLHADDNYGMDQYIRREIKRIFPNNDLVEIPANHPIFQKPNLFANGLPKIHEHDGKRAQAFGIFIDNRLVFLYTFECDLGDGWEDPEVHSDPKEVREKALKMGANILNYIFNN; this is encoded by the coding sequence ATGAAAAAAATAATACTTCTTCTTCTTCTTTTAATTTCAAGTTGGTCTTATTCCCAAGAAATTGCATTGCTAAAATATAATGGTGGTGGCGATTGGTATGCTAATCCAACTTCATTATCCAATTTGGTAAAATATGCCAATCAAACACTAAATACCAATTTAAAATCAAAGCCAGCTACTGTAGAACCAGGAAGTCCAGATCTTTTTTCCTATCCCTATGTTCATATGACTGGGCATGGTAATGTGGTCTTTAGTGATACTGAAGTGATCAATCTAAGAAACTATATGCTTTCTGGAGGGTTTCTTCATGCCGACGATAATTATGGCATGGATCAATACATTCGAAGAGAAATCAAACGAATATTTCCGAATAATGATTTGGTAGAAATTCCTGCTAATCATCCTATTTTTCAAAAACCAAATTTGTTTGCTAACGGGTTGCCCAAAATTCATGAACATGATGGAAAAAGAGCGCAAGCCTTTGGGATTTTCATCGATAACCGATTAGTTTTTCTCTATACGTTCGAATGTGATTTGGGAGATGGTTGGGAAGATCCTGAAGTACACAGTGATCCCAAAGAAGTTCGTGAAAAAGCCTTAAAAATGGGAGCGAATATTTTAAACTATATTTTTAATAATTAA
- a CDS encoding thioredoxin family protein — protein sequence MDKNYNETLALSKVEKKPLIIFFYASWCPHCNKMKNEIFTDSTVTAFYRKNYVRMAVDGTTTYGLELKTKFRNQFKVLNFPTFAFLDSNENLLYCVSGELKKEAFLSEGNDVLLPENQLPNIKNAFINDPSNIDKCLKYITTIRKAGFDATPITQKYFSTKTVEERFTEPNWKVFSNGINNFDTDEFKFVVQNKEAFYKVISPTRVDKKIVYTVSQTLRPFVEAIDTINYDKKRLVAEAFHFQKIDSLLYRFDVQILSGTPNWKKYQKVTSENVEKYSWKDPVMLSDICNTYLETVPDKKGLLLAINWGKHLMDFGESMDKYVLMTKLCLKVKDYKQAFDYAQKGKIFADNLNLKSDALDPLLLEVKKHIK from the coding sequence ATGGATAAAAATTATAATGAAACATTGGCTTTATCAAAGGTTGAAAAAAAACCTCTAATCATCTTCTTTTATGCTAGCTGGTGTCCACATTGTAACAAAATGAAGAATGAGATTTTCACAGATAGTACTGTCACCGCATTTTATAGAAAAAACTATGTCCGTATGGCAGTTGACGGCACAACAACTTATGGGCTAGAACTAAAAACCAAGTTTCGAAATCAATTCAAAGTCCTTAATTTTCCAACATTTGCCTTTTTAGATTCTAATGAAAATTTACTCTATTGTGTTTCAGGTGAATTAAAAAAAGAAGCTTTTCTCTCTGAAGGAAATGATGTTTTATTACCTGAAAATCAGTTGCCCAATATAAAGAATGCCTTTATCAATGATCCATCAAATATAGATAAGTGTTTGAAATACATAACAACGATTCGGAAAGCGGGTTTTGATGCTACGCCAATTACGCAAAAATACTTTAGTACAAAAACGGTAGAGGAGCGATTTACAGAGCCTAACTGGAAAGTCTTCTCTAATGGAATCAATAATTTTGATACCGATGAATTTAAATTTGTAGTTCAAAACAAAGAAGCCTTTTACAAAGTGATCTCACCCACAAGAGTAGATAAAAAAATAGTCTATACTGTATCTCAAACATTAAGACCTTTTGTAGAGGCTATCGACACAATCAATTATGATAAAAAACGGTTGGTAGCGGAAGCTTTTCACTTTCAAAAAATAGATTCATTATTATATCGATTTGATGTTCAAATTCTATCTGGGACTCCTAATTGGAAAAAATATCAAAAAGTAACTTCTGAAAATGTGGAGAAATATTCATGGAAAGATCCCGTTATGCTCAGTGACATCTGCAACACCTACCTCGAAACTGTACCTGATAAAAAAGGATTATTGTTAGCCATAAACTGGGGGAAACATTTAATGGATTTCGGTGAGTCGATGGATAAATATGTACTTATGACTAAATTATGTTTAAAAGTAAAAGACTATAAGCAAGCTTTTGATTATGCCCAAAAAGGTAAAATCTTTGCCGATAATTTAAACCTAAAAAGTGACGCACTAGATCCTCTTCTGTTAGAAGTCAAAAAGCATATCAAATGA
- the pfkA gene encoding 6-phosphofructokinase: MPNTIKKIGVLTSGGDSPGMNAAIRSVVRTCAFHDIECVGIYRGYQGMIEGDFKEMGPRSVNNIVNKGGTILKSARSKEFMTAEGRLKAHQNLVNAKIDALVVIGGDGSFTGAEVFNNEFGYPVMGIPGTIDNDIFGTSHTLGFDTALNTVVECIDKIRDTASSHNRLFLVEVMGRDAGHIALNAGIGAGAEEILIPEQDLGLERLLESLKRSKASGKSSSIVVIAEGDKIGKSVFELKDYIEENLPEYDIRVSVLGHMQRGGAPSCYDRVLASRLGVKAVESLLEGKSNYMVGILNDKVALTPLENAIKGHSEIDQELLRVSDIMTT; encoded by the coding sequence ATGCCAAATACTATAAAAAAAATAGGTGTTCTAACTTCGGGAGGTGATTCTCCTGGAATGAATGCTGCCATCCGTTCTGTTGTTAGGACATGTGCCTTTCACGATATTGAATGTGTTGGTATTTACAGAGGATATCAAGGTATGATTGAAGGCGATTTTAAAGAAATGGGACCACGAAGCGTAAACAACATCGTGAACAAAGGAGGAACCATTTTGAAATCGGCTAGATCAAAAGAATTCATGACCGCAGAAGGAAGACTTAAAGCGCATCAAAATTTAGTTAATGCTAAAATTGATGCTCTTGTTGTTATTGGAGGAGATGGTTCTTTTACAGGAGCTGAAGTTTTCAATAATGAATTTGGGTACCCTGTAATGGGAATTCCAGGCACTATTGATAATGATATTTTTGGAACCAGTCATACTTTAGGTTTTGATACCGCTTTGAATACTGTGGTAGAATGTATCGATAAAATTAGAGATACAGCCAGTTCGCACAACCGTTTATTTCTTGTGGAAGTAATGGGGCGTGATGCTGGACATATTGCTTTGAATGCTGGAATTGGTGCTGGAGCAGAAGAAATCCTTATCCCAGAACAAGACTTAGGACTAGAACGATTGTTAGAGTCTTTAAAGAGAAGTAAAGCCTCAGGAAAATCATCGAGTATTGTGGTGATTGCCGAAGGGGATAAAATCGGGAAAAGTGTATTCGAACTAAAAGATTATATCGAAGAAAATCTACCAGAATATGATATCCGTGTTTCTGTATTAGGGCACATGCAACGTGGGGGAGCACCGTCTTGTTACGACAGGGTTTTGGCTTCACGTTTGGGTGTAAAAGCAGTGGAATCGTTACTAGAAGGAAAATCCAATTATATGGTAGGTATCCTAAACGATAAAGTAGCCTTGACTCCATTGGAAAACGCTATCAAAGGTCATTCAGAAATTGATCAAGAATTATTGAGAGTGTCTGATATCATGACTACATAA
- the tsaD gene encoding tRNA (adenosine(37)-N6)-threonylcarbamoyltransferase complex transferase subunit TsaD, with amino-acid sequence MHPEEVFILAIESSCDDTAAAVLRNDKVLSNVVARQSIHEEYGGVVPELASRAHQQNIVPVIDVALKKANITKNQLSAIAFTQGPGLMGSLLVGSSFAKSMAMALDIPLLAVNHMHAHILAHFIDEEGYDKPTFPFLALTISGGHTQIVKVIDFFHMEIIGETTDDAVGEAFDKTAKILGLPYPGGPLIDQFAKEGNPNKYLFTKPKVEGLNFSFSGLKTQILYFVQKNVLENPNFVEENKADICASVQHIIIEILMDKLKLAVAETGITQIAIGGGVSANSGIRNTLKEAESKYGWKTFIPKFEYTTDNAAMIGIVGYQKFLHQRFSDANVVSKARIEF; translated from the coding sequence ATGCATCCCGAAGAAGTTTTTATATTAGCCATCGAAAGTTCATGCGATGATACTGCTGCTGCTGTTTTAAGAAATGACAAAGTTCTATCGAATGTAGTAGCTAGGCAAAGTATCCATGAAGAGTATGGTGGTGTCGTTCCCGAATTGGCTTCAAGAGCCCACCAACAAAACATAGTTCCTGTAATTGATGTTGCTTTGAAAAAAGCAAACATCACCAAAAATCAACTGTCAGCAATAGCTTTTACTCAAGGTCCTGGATTGATGGGGTCGCTTTTAGTGGGTTCTTCTTTTGCTAAATCGATGGCGATGGCATTGGATATTCCTTTGCTTGCCGTGAATCACATGCATGCTCATATTTTGGCTCATTTTATTGATGAAGAAGGGTATGATAAACCAACCTTCCCTTTTTTAGCCTTGACTATTTCGGGAGGACACACTCAAATTGTGAAGGTTATTGATTTTTTCCATATGGAAATTATCGGAGAAACTACTGATGATGCTGTTGGAGAAGCGTTTGATAAAACCGCTAAAATATTAGGACTTCCCTACCCAGGTGGTCCATTAATTGATCAATTTGCTAAAGAGGGCAATCCTAACAAATATCTTTTCACGAAACCAAAAGTGGAAGGCTTGAACTTTAGCTTTTCTGGATTAAAGACTCAGATATTATATTTTGTTCAAAAAAATGTATTGGAGAATCCCAACTTTGTCGAAGAAAACAAAGCCGATATTTGTGCTTCGGTGCAACACATCATTATTGAAATTTTGATGGATAAATTAAAATTGGCTGTAGCCGAAACGGGTATTACGCAAATTGCTATTGGTGGAGGAGTTTCTGCTAATTCAGGTATTCGAAATACCTTAAAAGAAGCTGAAAGTAAATACGGCTGGAAAACCTTTATCCCAAAATTTGAATACACTACAGATAACGCTGCCATGATTGGTATTGTGGGCTATCAGAAGTTTTTGCATCAACGTTTTTCAGATGCTAATGTGGTTTCTAAAGCCCGAATTGAATTTTAA